A genomic region of Mycobacterium senriense contains the following coding sequences:
- a CDS encoding NAD(P)H-dependent flavin oxidoreductase: MLSTPWSTDFGLRVPIVNAPMGGVAGGRLAAAVTGAGGLGMVGMGSVATRELLAEQLRHVDGRFGIGMVDWVMRNEAGLLEDALAARPALLSVSFGTEWSWVAKAHDAGIPTVTQVYDSTGARQAVDAGVDILVARGSEGGGHGEDKLGLLPLLDAVLDAVSVPVLAGGGVASARSLAAVLAAGASGAWVGTRLSACPEALTGDTGRRALVTATETDTAVTRAFDVAKGLPWPARFPSRVLANDFVEHWTGHEEALDAGACDELAAAIAAGDCRIAPVDAGQGVGMIRNDASVADVIDEMCTGAEELLSRWGSTAGQA; this comes from the coding sequence ATGCTGTCGACGCCCTGGTCAACGGATTTCGGTCTGCGGGTCCCCATCGTCAACGCCCCGATGGGCGGGGTGGCCGGCGGCCGCCTGGCAGCGGCGGTCACGGGCGCTGGTGGCCTCGGCATGGTCGGCATGGGCAGCGTCGCCACCAGGGAGCTGCTCGCCGAGCAGCTACGGCACGTCGACGGACGGTTCGGCATCGGCATGGTCGACTGGGTGATGCGCAACGAGGCCGGCCTGCTCGAGGACGCGCTCGCCGCCCGGCCCGCCCTGCTGTCGGTCAGCTTCGGCACCGAATGGTCGTGGGTCGCTAAGGCACATGACGCCGGAATCCCCACCGTCACACAGGTTTACGACAGCACCGGGGCGCGCCAGGCCGTCGACGCCGGCGTCGACATCCTGGTCGCGCGCGGGTCCGAGGGCGGCGGGCACGGCGAGGACAAGCTGGGGCTGCTGCCGCTGCTGGACGCCGTTTTGGACGCCGTCTCCGTCCCGGTGCTGGCCGGCGGCGGTGTCGCCTCGGCGCGCAGCCTGGCCGCGGTGCTGGCCGCCGGTGCCAGCGGGGCGTGGGTGGGCACCCGGCTGTCGGCGTGCCCGGAGGCGCTGACCGGCGACACCGGCCGTCGCGCCCTGGTCACGGCGACCGAGACCGACACCGCGGTCACCCGGGCCTTCGACGTCGCCAAGGGGCTGCCCTGGCCGGCGCGGTTCCCGTCGCGGGTATTGGCCAATGACTTCGTCGAGCACTGGACGGGCCACGAGGAGGCGCTGGACGCGGGGGCCTGCGACGAGCTGGCCGCAGCGATTGCCGCCGGGGACTGCCGGATCGCCCCGGTGGACGCCGGGCAGGGCGTCGGGATGATCCGCAACGACGCGTCGGTGGCCGACGTCATCGACGAGATGTGCACGGGCGCCGAGGAATTGCTGTCGCGCTGGGGATCTACCGCCGGCCAGGCGTGA
- a CDS encoding cupin domain-containing protein yields the protein MESISLTDLSSEKIAEAKQSHSGRAAHTIHGGHTHELRQTVLALLAGHDLSEHDSPGEATLQVLQGHVRLTTGSDAWDGKAGEYVAIPPERHALHAVEDSVVLLTVLKTIPAAH from the coding sequence ATGGAATCCATCTCGCTGACCGACCTCTCCTCCGAAAAGATCGCCGAAGCCAAGCAATCCCACAGCGGACGGGCCGCCCACACCATCCACGGCGGTCACACCCACGAGCTTCGCCAGACGGTGCTGGCGTTGCTGGCCGGTCACGACCTGTCCGAACACGACAGCCCCGGTGAGGCGACGCTGCAGGTGCTGCAGGGCCACGTGCGCCTGACGACCGGCAGTGATGCCTGGGACGGCAAGGCCGGTGAATACGTCGCGATTCCCCCCGAACGTCACGCCTTGCACGCGGTCGAGGACTCGGTGGTCCTGCTGACCGTGCTGAAGACGATTCCCGCGGCGCACTAG
- a CDS encoding helix-turn-helix transcriptional regulator, translated as MRLLRASPDPMSIAGIAAELSVHPNTVRFHLDSLVADGQVEHVELDRKGPGRPPLMFRAVRQMDRGGPRHYRLLAEILATAFATERDPGPKALAAGRAWGQKMDAELHPVPDDAGGAEEAIAHLIDVLDELGFAPERRVSDGEQQVGLRHCPFLELAENSSSVVCPVHLGLMQGAMETWGAPVSVDRLDPFVEPDLCVAHLTLAPK; from the coding sequence ATGCGGCTGCTGCGGGCCTCGCCGGATCCGATGAGCATCGCCGGAATCGCCGCCGAGCTGAGTGTGCACCCCAACACCGTCCGCTTCCACCTCGACAGCCTGGTCGCTGACGGGCAGGTGGAACACGTCGAACTGGATCGGAAGGGGCCGGGCCGTCCACCGTTGATGTTTCGTGCGGTCCGACAGATGGATCGCGGCGGGCCGCGACACTATCGGCTGCTGGCCGAGATCCTGGCCACGGCCTTCGCCACCGAGCGCGATCCCGGGCCCAAGGCCCTGGCCGCGGGCCGCGCCTGGGGGCAGAAGATGGACGCCGAACTGCACCCGGTGCCCGACGACGCCGGCGGCGCCGAAGAGGCCATCGCCCACCTGATCGACGTGCTCGACGAACTCGGCTTCGCGCCCGAGCGCCGGGTCAGCGACGGTGAGCAGCAGGTCGGCCTGCGGCACTGCCCCTTCCTGGAATTGGCCGAAAACTCTTCGAGCGTCGTCTGCCCCGTGCACCTGGGCCTCATGCAGGGAGCCATGGAAACTTGGGGAGCGCCCGTCTCGGTGGACCGGCTCGACCCGTTCGTCGAGCCGGATCTGTGTGTGGCTCACCTGACACTGGCGCCCAAATGA
- the fdxA gene encoding ferredoxin gives MTYVIGKPCIDVMDRACVDECPVDCIYEGGRALYIHPDECVDCGACEPVCPVEAIYYEDDLPEDLQPHLADNEAFFAETLPGRDAPLGSPGGAGKVGPLGVDTPLVAGQPGATHSDGA, from the coding sequence ATGACCTACGTGATCGGGAAGCCGTGCATCGATGTGATGGACCGCGCTTGTGTCGACGAATGCCCGGTTGATTGCATTTACGAAGGCGGTCGGGCGCTCTACATTCATCCCGACGAATGCGTCGATTGCGGCGCGTGTGAACCGGTATGTCCGGTGGAAGCGATTTACTACGAAGATGACCTGCCTGAGGACCTCCAACCCCACCTGGCCGACAATGAGGCGTTCTTCGCTGAAACGCTGCCGGGCCGCGACGCTCCCCTGGGGTCCCCGGGTGGGGCCGGCAAGGTCGGGCCGCTCGGCGTCGACACACCCCTGGTGGCGGGTCAGCCCGGTGCCACCCATTCGGACGGGGCGTGA